One genomic window of Corallococcus silvisoli includes the following:
- a CDS encoding SycD/LcrH family type III secretion system chaperone, which translates to MAALDPEDPQDEAKLTALLQRWAEGKATLREVRGYSNDELYAIAKTAYFFFYQGRVAEARTLFQGLYAVNPTDVYFAKALGVVEMAAGNGQGALAAFDVAAKLAPQDPAVYVGRAEVKLAMGQKPQALEDLRRAAAMTPVDDPVVRKAGAMVNALTRR; encoded by the coding sequence ATGGCGGCGCTGGACCCGGAAGATCCGCAGGACGAGGCCAAGCTCACCGCGCTCCTTCAGCGCTGGGCGGAGGGCAAGGCCACGCTCCGCGAGGTGCGCGGCTATTCCAACGACGAGCTGTACGCCATCGCCAAGACGGCCTACTTCTTCTTCTACCAGGGCCGGGTGGCGGAGGCGCGCACGCTGTTCCAGGGCCTCTACGCGGTGAACCCCACCGACGTGTACTTCGCCAAGGCGCTCGGGGTGGTGGAGATGGCCGCGGGCAACGGCCAGGGCGCGCTGGCCGCCTTCGACGTGGCCGCGAAGCTGGCGCCGCAGGATCCCGCCGTCTACGTGGGCCGCGCGGAGGTGAAGCTGGCCATGGGACAGAAGCCCCAGGCGCTCGAGGACCTCCGTCGCGCCGCGGCGATGACGCCCGTGGATGATCCGGTGGTGCGCAAGGCGGGCGCCATGGTGAACGCGCTCACGCGCCGCTGA
- a CDS encoding EscU/YscU/HrcU family type III secretion system export apparatus switch protein, translating to MASDEEADIAIAIKYDNKADGAPRIVAKGMRLKAEKIREIAKQYGIPVMRNVSLAHALYRVDVGQEVPEELYDAVAEVLNFVYALQREQTGGR from the coding sequence ATGGCCAGCGACGAAGAGGCGGACATCGCCATCGCCATCAAGTACGACAACAAGGCGGACGGCGCGCCCCGCATCGTGGCGAAGGGCATGCGCCTCAAGGCGGAGAAGATCCGGGAGATCGCCAAGCAGTATGGCATCCCGGTGATGCGCAACGTGTCCCTGGCGCACGCCCTGTACCGGGTGGACGTGGGGCAGGAAGTGCCCGAAGAGCTCTACGACGCGGTCGCGGAAGTGTTGAACTTCGTCTACGCCCTCCAGCGCGAGCAGACGGGCGGACGCTGA
- the sctU gene encoding type III secretion system export apparatus subunit SctU yields MSDESGDKTEEPSQKKLDDARKKGQTWKSKDLTGVAVLVAGLGIVKATWDNVETEISTLFRFSFDAIAHSQDLGLATTQLLYMGLRTLLLLTVPVVGGAAVLGGLLDFLQVGSLFTIDPLIPKFDKLNPIAGLKNMFSKKSFVELLKNLIKISVAAYVVYGVVRDSMPLVIETVRQDTHGIMAILGELIYRVSVRIVMLFVIFGVFDVWWQRKSYMKDMMMTKEEVKKEYKQSEGDPHHKAKRKELHHEIMEGAQMEAVKDASVIVTNPDHVAVALMYDQNKDGAPRVIVKGMDAKAERIKALARESDVPLLRNVPLAHALLRVEVGEEVPEELYDAVAEVLNFVYGLKQQQTAAPPARA; encoded by the coding sequence ATGTCGGACGAGAGTGGCGACAAAACAGAAGAACCGTCGCAGAAGAAGCTCGACGACGCGCGCAAGAAGGGGCAGACCTGGAAGAGCAAGGACCTGACGGGCGTGGCCGTGCTCGTCGCCGGCCTGGGCATCGTCAAGGCAACCTGGGACAACGTGGAGACGGAGATCTCCACGCTCTTCCGCTTCAGCTTCGACGCCATCGCCCATTCACAGGACCTGGGGCTGGCGACGACGCAGCTGCTCTACATGGGCCTGCGCACGCTGCTGCTCCTGACGGTGCCGGTGGTGGGGGGGGCGGCGGTGCTGGGCGGCCTCCTGGACTTCCTCCAGGTGGGGTCGCTCTTCACCATCGACCCGCTCATCCCCAAGTTCGACAAGCTCAACCCCATCGCCGGGTTGAAGAACATGTTCTCGAAGAAGTCCTTCGTGGAACTGCTCAAGAACCTCATCAAGATCTCCGTCGCCGCCTACGTCGTCTATGGCGTGGTGCGCGACTCGATGCCCCTGGTCATCGAAACCGTGCGGCAGGACACGCACGGCATCATGGCCATCCTGGGGGAGCTCATCTACCGGGTGAGCGTGCGCATCGTGATGCTCTTCGTCATCTTCGGCGTGTTCGACGTGTGGTGGCAGCGCAAGTCGTACATGAAGGACATGATGATGACGAAGGAGGAGGTGAAGAAGGAGTACAAGCAGAGCGAAGGCGACCCGCACCACAAGGCCAAGCGCAAGGAGCTCCACCACGAAATCATGGAGGGGGCCCAGATGGAGGCGGTGAAGGACGCGAGCGTCATCGTCACCAACCCGGACCACGTCGCGGTGGCGCTGATGTACGACCAGAACAAGGACGGGGCGCCCCGGGTCATCGTCAAGGGCATGGACGCCAAGGCGGAGCGCATCAAGGCGCTGGCGCGCGAGTCGGACGTGCCGCTGCTGCGCAACGTCCCGCTGGCGCACGCGCTGCTTCGCGTGGAGGTGGGGGAGGAAGTCCCGGAGGAGCTCTACGACGCGGTCGCCGAGGTGTTGAACTTCGTCTACGGGCTCAAGCAGCAGCAGACCGCGGCGCCGCCAGCGCGCGCCTGA
- a CDS encoding flagellar biosynthetic protein FliR, with product MAELSSRVNLSVVIFTMALIMCRVMPILIFSPFLGGEVVPSEMKLGLGLLISAVLFPSVADRMDRIPLSALPYIGLLLKEVFIGVALSYIVNVVFDAARVAGTLMDTMSGSNNAQLYVPQLGTQVSLFSSLKVQLCVVLFLSLNGHHIIIRALGDSLAIVPLEGFPHFSRGVWPFFDLMIRSFADLLKISLALAGPGMVAAFVTDLSLGAINRVAPQIQVFFISMSLKPLVGVLIMFIAVHVIIGRMQQELANMLRMVQHAIRLLA from the coding sequence ATGGCCGAGCTGAGTTCTCGGGTCAACCTGTCGGTCGTCATCTTCACGATGGCGCTCATCATGTGCCGGGTGATGCCCATCCTCATCTTCAGCCCCTTCCTGGGCGGCGAGGTCGTGCCCTCGGAGATGAAGCTGGGGCTGGGCCTGCTGATCTCCGCGGTGCTGTTCCCCTCCGTGGCGGACCGGATGGACCGGATTCCCCTGAGCGCGCTCCCGTACATCGGGCTGCTGCTCAAGGAGGTCTTCATCGGCGTGGCGCTGTCGTACATCGTCAACGTCGTGTTCGACGCGGCCCGCGTGGCCGGCACGCTGATGGACACCATGTCGGGCAGCAACAACGCCCAGCTCTACGTGCCGCAGCTGGGCACCCAGGTGTCGCTCTTCTCCAGCCTCAAGGTGCAGCTGTGCGTGGTGCTGTTCCTGTCGCTGAACGGGCACCACATCATCATCCGGGCGCTCGGGGACAGCCTCGCCATCGTGCCGCTGGAGGGCTTTCCGCACTTCAGCCGCGGCGTGTGGCCCTTCTTCGACCTGATGATCCGCTCCTTCGCGGACCTCCTGAAGATCAGCCTGGCGCTGGCCGGCCCTGGCATGGTGGCGGCGTTCGTCACCGACCTGTCCCTGGGCGCCATCAACCGCGTCGCGCCGCAGATCCAGGTGTTCTTCATCTCCATGTCGCTCAAGCCCCTGGTGGGCGTGCTGATCATGTTCATCGCGGTGCACGTGATCATCGGACGCATGCAGCAGGAGCTGGCCAACATGCTCCGCATGGTCCAGCACGCCATCCGGCTGCTGGCCTGA
- the fliQ gene encoding flagellar biosynthesis protein FliQ, with amino-acid sequence MNQLTFITQEALFLVLVVSAPPVLMSLLVGFLISLFQATTQIQEQTLTFAPKVVLVFGVLAMTGPWIGGQLLRFTFHVFDRFPALIGR; translated from the coding sequence ATGAATCAGCTCACGTTCATCACCCAGGAGGCGCTGTTCCTGGTGCTCGTGGTCTCCGCGCCGCCGGTGCTCATGAGCCTCCTGGTGGGCTTCCTCATCTCGCTGTTCCAGGCCACCACGCAGATTCAAGAGCAGACGCTCACGTTCGCGCCCAAGGTCGTCCTGGTCTTCGGCGTGCTGGCCATGACGGGCCCGTGGATTGGCGGCCAGCTCCTGCGCTTCACCTTCCACGTCTTCGACCGGTTCCCGGCGCTCATCGGCAGATGA
- the sctR gene encoding type III secretion system export apparatus subunit SctR → MNRSSPARPPLFRAPPWLFAALVSLHPFVASAAKKGGDALPDELLKEAVNTDSFTSRPLILILALAAMSLVPFALMMVTSFVKISVVLSIVRSALGTQQIPPTQVITGLAIILTVYIMAPVGQEMYRAGGVDVWSRGTSVFSSETVGTLLGAADKSKEPLREFLMKKVTNKDRTLFYSLAKKMRKEEDRKDIGPNDFMVIVPAFVVSELKEAFQIGFLLFVPFIVIDMVVANILLALGMHMLSPTTISMPFKLLLFVLVDGWYLIAKGLVIGYL, encoded by the coding sequence GTGAACCGTTCGTCTCCCGCCCGTCCGCCGCTGTTCCGCGCTCCGCCCTGGCTCTTCGCGGCCCTCGTGTCGCTGCACCCCTTCGTCGCGTCCGCGGCGAAGAAGGGTGGGGACGCGCTCCCGGACGAGCTGTTGAAGGAGGCGGTGAACACCGACTCGTTCACCTCCCGTCCGCTCATCCTCATCCTCGCGCTCGCGGCCATGTCGCTGGTCCCGTTCGCGCTGATGATGGTGACGAGCTTCGTGAAGATCTCGGTGGTGCTCTCCATCGTCCGCTCGGCGCTGGGCACCCAGCAGATTCCCCCCACCCAGGTCATCACCGGGCTGGCCATCATCCTCACCGTCTACATCATGGCCCCCGTGGGGCAGGAGATGTACCGGGCGGGCGGCGTGGACGTCTGGTCCCGAGGCACGTCGGTGTTCTCATCGGAGACGGTGGGCACGCTGCTGGGGGCGGCGGACAAGTCCAAGGAGCCGCTGCGCGAGTTCCTGATGAAGAAGGTCACCAACAAGGACCGCACGCTCTTCTACAGCCTGGCGAAGAAGATGCGGAAGGAGGAGGACCGCAAGGACATTGGCCCGAATGACTTCATGGTCATCGTGCCGGCCTTCGTCGTGTCCGAACTGAAGGAGGCCTTCCAGATTGGCTTCCTGCTCTTCGTGCCCTTCATCGTCATCGATATGGTGGTGGCCAACATCCTCCTGGCGCTGGGCATGCACATGCTGTCGCCCACGACCATCTCCATGCCCTTCAAGCTGCTGCTGTTCGTGCTCGTGGACGGCTGGTACCTCATCGCCAAGGGCCTGGTCATCGGCTACCTGTAA
- a CDS encoding flagellar biosynthetic protein FliO: MAVLRLSSSRLLLGAVLFLTSPAALAQASAISASPDASVKESSVAPVEASPAEPKAAPAAADAISGAARATRHADELDRELGVAAPEAAEEQESLVWVVVRTVALLGAVLASIYLTLNVGLRRLMGLQGVPVGKASVVSVMERIPLDQRRTLFVLKAADEYLLVGGGEGGVQLVSKLDRDAVERIRAARPPAAPVSLSPFLQKLLSRRTGGTTPPPGV, from the coding sequence ATGGCAGTCCTTCGCCTCTCCTCCTCGCGCCTGTTGCTCGGCGCCGTGCTGTTCCTCACGTCGCCCGCCGCCCTGGCGCAGGCGTCCGCCATCTCCGCCTCGCCCGATGCCTCCGTGAAGGAGTCCTCGGTGGCTCCGGTGGAGGCTTCGCCCGCCGAACCCAAGGCGGCGCCCGCGGCCGCGGACGCCATCAGCGGGGCGGCCCGCGCCACGCGCCACGCGGACGAACTGGACCGCGAGCTGGGCGTGGCCGCGCCCGAGGCCGCCGAGGAGCAGGAGAGCCTGGTCTGGGTGGTGGTGCGCACGGTGGCGCTCCTGGGCGCGGTGCTCGCGTCCATCTACCTGACGCTCAACGTGGGCCTGCGCCGGCTGATGGGGTTGCAGGGCGTGCCCGTGGGCAAGGCGTCGGTCGTGTCGGTGATGGAGCGCATTCCGCTGGATCAGCGGCGCACGCTCTTCGTCCTGAAGGCCGCGGACGAGTACCTGCTGGTGGGCGGCGGCGAGGGTGGCGTTCAACTGGTTTCCAAGCTGGACCGCGACGCCGTGGAGCGCATCCGCGCCGCGCGGCCTCCGGCGGCTCCGGTGTCCCTGAGTCCTTTCCTCCAGAAGCTCCTCTCCCGCCGGACCGGTGGCACCACGCCGCCGCCGGGCGTCTGA
- the sctQ gene encoding type III secretion system cytoplasmic ring protein SctQ codes for MSLEPEDEPGVFERTMLVDTRKLGPPPKPAAPAPAPAPVSPWRPFAFTGLEKVSRMQGQLAERLRWLTPNAGTLETVCARLKALFDVDVRLSVESAQARPMTELRRFLGDPSFLAVLAPGALKGRVVLEIELSLAHSAVDLLLGGAGETVGLRPLTDIEEGVMGYVVLEALKELVPGLQPGVPRPRLDGVARGVDEVSARLGEDGPMLAVHLNAVLGSHRGIVRLVVPSAVLEAAEPAVESAQRRELRRQDMRANGRRLSSLRDWLRAEIGVAELSAQDLTSLRIKDVLLLDLLSARPDRGEAGTAQLRLGQGRTGHFAADVFVENGRYRARITDIIPGEAGNPQGGESGGGSEEKEDFTNPELGVPPELEGAALDDNNRDGSDLLSDLPLQVAVELARVPITAEQVVGLRTGQVIDLRRGAGEPVDLSVNGKVVARGELVELEGQLGVRIIHLS; via the coding sequence ATGAGCCTGGAGCCGGAAGACGAGCCCGGAGTCTTCGAGCGCACCATGTTGGTCGACACCCGGAAGCTGGGACCTCCCCCGAAGCCCGCGGCTCCGGCGCCGGCCCCCGCGCCGGTCTCGCCGTGGCGGCCGTTCGCCTTCACGGGCCTGGAGAAGGTGTCGCGGATGCAGGGCCAGCTGGCCGAGCGGCTGCGCTGGCTCACGCCCAACGCGGGCACGCTGGAGACCGTCTGCGCGCGCCTCAAGGCCCTGTTCGACGTGGACGTGCGCCTGTCGGTGGAGTCCGCCCAGGCTCGCCCCATGACGGAGCTGCGCCGCTTCCTGGGCGACCCGTCCTTCCTGGCGGTGCTGGCGCCCGGCGCGCTCAAGGGCCGGGTGGTCCTGGAGATCGAGCTGTCCCTGGCGCACTCGGCGGTGGACCTGCTGCTGGGCGGCGCCGGTGAGACGGTGGGGCTCAGGCCCCTGACGGACATCGAGGAGGGCGTGATGGGCTACGTCGTCCTGGAGGCCCTGAAGGAGCTGGTTCCCGGGCTGCAGCCGGGCGTCCCCCGGCCCCGGCTGGACGGCGTGGCGCGCGGCGTGGACGAGGTCTCCGCGCGGCTGGGCGAGGACGGCCCGATGCTGGCGGTCCACCTGAACGCGGTGCTGGGGTCGCACCGCGGCATCGTGCGGCTGGTGGTTCCGTCGGCGGTGCTGGAGGCGGCCGAACCCGCGGTGGAGAGCGCGCAGCGGCGCGAGCTGCGACGCCAGGACATGCGGGCCAACGGGCGGCGGCTGTCCTCGCTGCGCGACTGGCTGCGCGCGGAGATTGGCGTGGCGGAGCTGTCCGCGCAGGACCTGACGTCCCTGCGCATCAAGGACGTGCTGCTGCTGGACCTGCTGTCGGCGCGGCCGGACCGGGGTGAAGCCGGCACGGCCCAGCTGCGGCTGGGCCAGGGCCGCACCGGCCACTTCGCGGCGGACGTGTTCGTGGAGAACGGCCGCTATCGAGCGCGCATCACGGACATCATCCCCGGAGAGGCGGGCAACCCGCAGGGTGGGGAGTCCGGGGGTGGCTCGGAAGAGAAAGAGGACTTCACCAACCCGGAGCTGGGCGTGCCTCCGGAACTGGAAGGGGCGGCATTGGACGACAACAACCGGGACGGAAGCGATCTGCTCAGCGACCTGCCCTTGCAGGTGGCGGTGGAGCTGGCTCGCGTACCCATCACGGCCGAACAGGTGGTGGGCCTGCGCACAGGTCAGGTCATCGACCTGCGCCGTGGGGCCGGGGAGCCCGTGGACCTGTCCGTCAACGGCAAGGTCGTGGCCCGGGGCGAGCTCGTCGAACTGGAGGGGCAGTTGGGTGTGCGCATCATCCATCTCAGCTGA
- a CDS encoding flagellar hook-length control protein FliK produces MSRVDDDRDAARLAERMIQERKLAEAKTQKRLQGDSVFSKLVQQGQAEQAQPKAAQEQKLPLGKQVLARAAQGQAKTFDEKLAQKEAPTARPGESAQGAQQSQRNGETQNLSKQSETRKSEVVEEKRSNDVREGDLSKSEGQAGRLSQEKGELKIDVNAGGGKGAGGGGASKDKDDKGGQMAAAGFRFNPALMAPVPVAKPKDTAGSERLRAMANEIAQKIVERVRVGTNAAGNAEFQIDLRGDVLNGLSIKVSAKNGKISAVFSGNDRDTLKLLEEQSDGLRSALGGRGLALETLRFEAKT; encoded by the coding sequence ATGAGCCGAGTTGATGATGATCGCGATGCCGCGCGCTTGGCGGAGCGGATGATCCAGGAGCGCAAGCTCGCGGAGGCGAAGACCCAGAAGCGCCTGCAGGGGGACTCCGTCTTCTCCAAGCTCGTCCAGCAGGGGCAGGCCGAACAGGCCCAGCCGAAGGCGGCGCAGGAGCAGAAGCTGCCCCTGGGCAAGCAGGTGCTCGCGCGCGCCGCCCAGGGCCAGGCGAAGACCTTCGACGAGAAGCTGGCCCAGAAGGAGGCCCCCACGGCCCGGCCCGGCGAATCCGCTCAGGGCGCCCAGCAGTCCCAGCGCAACGGCGAGACCCAGAACCTGTCGAAGCAGTCGGAGACCCGCAAGTCGGAGGTCGTGGAGGAGAAGCGCTCCAACGACGTACGCGAGGGTGACCTGTCCAAGTCGGAAGGGCAGGCCGGGCGGCTGAGCCAGGAGAAGGGCGAGCTGAAGATCGACGTCAACGCCGGCGGCGGCAAGGGCGCGGGCGGGGGCGGAGCCAGCAAGGACAAGGACGACAAGGGCGGGCAGATGGCCGCCGCGGGCTTCCGCTTCAACCCCGCGCTGATGGCGCCGGTGCCGGTGGCCAAGCCCAAGGACACGGCGGGCTCGGAGCGCCTGCGCGCCATGGCCAACGAGATCGCCCAGAAGATCGTGGAGCGCGTGCGCGTGGGCACCAACGCCGCGGGCAACGCGGAGTTCCAGATCGACCTGCGCGGGGACGTGCTCAACGGCCTGTCCATCAAGGTCAGCGCGAAGAACGGCAAGATCTCCGCGGTCTTCAGCGGCAACGACCGCGACACGCTGAAGCTCCTGGAAGAGCAGAGCGATGGCCTGCGCAGCGCCCTGGGAGGCCGGGGGCTGGCGCTTGAAACGTTGAGGTTCGAGGCGAAGACATGA
- a CDS encoding flagellar assembly protein FliH: MPPYRLQVLLDMREKAKEEAERAFSDAIKALEKEKQEQVRLEAELERRRKERKAKVAEYFQQLMAKGAGINGMNMMGRFEERLKDDEAQVALQIEHQKEVVRTAARLVEQRRMLMAEAAKELKAIEKNKETFQKQVRKERQEREELNQEEIGNALFLARQRK; the protein is encoded by the coding sequence ATGCCCCCGTACCGGTTGCAGGTGTTGTTGGACATGCGTGAGAAGGCGAAGGAGGAGGCCGAGCGGGCCTTCTCCGACGCCATCAAGGCGCTGGAGAAGGAAAAGCAGGAGCAGGTGCGCCTGGAGGCGGAGCTGGAGCGCCGCCGCAAGGAGCGCAAGGCGAAGGTCGCCGAGTACTTCCAGCAGCTGATGGCCAAGGGCGCCGGCATCAACGGCATGAACATGATGGGCCGCTTCGAGGAGCGCCTGAAGGACGACGAGGCCCAGGTCGCGCTCCAGATTGAGCACCAGAAGGAGGTGGTCCGGACGGCCGCCCGCCTGGTGGAGCAGCGCCGCATGCTGATGGCCGAGGCCGCCAAGGAGCTCAAGGCCATCGAAAAGAACAAGGAAACGTTCCAGAAGCAGGTGCGCAAGGAACGTCAGGAGCGCGAGGAACTGAACCAGGAGGAGATCGGCAACGCCTTGTTCCTGGCCCGCCAGCGCAAGTAA
- the sctN gene encoding type III secretion system ATPase SctN, whose product MAIDLSRYFELIKEASLVRVRGRVTELTGLVIKASVPNVRIGEVVLVKNRQRGLMKSEVVGFVGDEVMLMPLGELYGIGPDSECIPTGRPLTIKCGDALLGRVLNGIGEPMDGRPLEGEGFVDWSVDRDCPDPFTRQRIERPLPLGVRCIDGLLTVGEGQRVGLFAGSGVGKSTLMGQIARNTQADLSVVALIGERGREVREFIEDAMGEEGMKRAVLVCATSDQPSLVRLRAAYVATAIAEYFRERGGNVLFMLDTVTRLARAQRDIGLAIGEPPARQGYPPSVFSMLPRILERTGNSEKGKCTAIYTCLVAGGDMEEPIADEVRGILDGHFILNRALGERNQWPAMDVLASLSRVMSGIVTKEHKKAAGKLRETLSTYEKQRDLILLGAYQAGADPKTDYAIEKYDAIIDFLKQDTHSNSPYEETVEKLIALFED is encoded by the coding sequence TCACCGAACTGACCGGCCTCGTCATCAAGGCGAGCGTGCCCAACGTGCGCATTGGCGAGGTGGTGCTCGTCAAGAACCGCCAGCGCGGCCTGATGAAGTCGGAGGTGGTGGGCTTCGTGGGCGACGAGGTGATGCTCATGCCCCTGGGCGAGCTGTACGGCATCGGGCCGGACAGCGAGTGCATCCCCACCGGCCGCCCGCTCACCATCAAGTGCGGGGACGCGCTCCTGGGCCGCGTGCTCAACGGCATCGGCGAGCCCATGGACGGCAGGCCCCTGGAGGGCGAGGGCTTTGTTGACTGGTCCGTGGACCGCGACTGTCCGGACCCCTTCACCCGCCAGCGCATCGAACGGCCGCTGCCCCTGGGGGTGCGCTGCATCGACGGACTGCTCACGGTGGGCGAAGGCCAGCGCGTGGGCCTCTTCGCGGGCTCCGGCGTCGGCAAGTCCACGTTGATGGGCCAGATTGCACGCAACACCCAAGCGGACCTCAGCGTCGTGGCGCTCATCGGCGAACGTGGTCGCGAGGTGCGCGAGTTCATCGAGGACGCGATGGGCGAGGAGGGCATGAAGCGCGCCGTGCTCGTGTGCGCCACGTCGGATCAGCCCAGCCTCGTGCGTCTGCGCGCCGCCTATGTCGCCACGGCCATCGCGGAGTACTTCCGCGAGCGCGGCGGCAACGTGCTCTTCATGCTCGACACGGTGACGCGTCTGGCGCGCGCCCAGCGCGACATCGGCCTCGCCATTGGCGAGCCCCCCGCGCGTCAGGGCTATCCGCCCAGCGTCTTCTCCATGCTGCCGCGCATCCTGGAGCGCACGGGCAACTCGGAGAAGGGCAAGTGCACCGCCATCTACACCTGCCTCGTGGCCGGCGGTGACATGGAAGAGCCCATCGCCGACGAAGTCCGAGGTATTCTCGACGGCCACTTCATCCTCAACCGTGCCCTGGGCGAGCGAAACCAGTGGCCCGCGATGGACGTGCTGGCCAGCCTCAGCCGTGTGATGAGCGGCATCGTCACCAAGGAGCACAAGAAGGCCGCGGGGAAGCTGCGCGAGACGCTCTCCACCTACGAGAAGCAGCGCGACCTCATCCTGCTGGGCGCCTACCAGGCGGGCGCCGACCCCAAGACGGACTACGCCATCGAGAAGTACGACGCCATCATCGACTTCCTCAAGCAGGACACCCACTCCAACTCCCCCTACGAGGAGACGGTGGAGAAGCTCATCGCCCTGTTCGAGGACTGA